CAACTTGAAAATAATGCTCTTTTATTTATTTTCTCCTGCTCCCAAACAAAAGTATAAAGCTCCAACAAAATACATGTAGGGCAATGCATTACAGTAATGCTGCAATTGTGGTGCCACAGAATGTTAAAACAGAGATTCATACGTTCCGTTGGCAACTCACAGCTGAACCAGCCAAACCAGGTAAGTTATGGATTGAAACTCTAGCCTGTTCAGTCTATCTGTCCACTCAAATATACCAGCTGAATTCCCCTCTCTGGAACACTACCATTTGCATGGATGACCCACAGACTGTCAATGGTTTGCAAAAAACTGCTCAGTTATCTTTATATATAGACAAATAGTCCACTGCCATTCATAATTGTAGCTTAAACACAGGAAGTAACTTTTTGGAACTGATGTGCAGAGcacatgcaagaactgtaatctACCAAAGAATTAATATTTTCAGgtaaagaaagaaaaggagagaggagaaaactggtgagaaagaaaaatacattttactcattcattcctgCAAAATGTTCCAATTATAGTCAAGATTATTGTAATAGGGATGTTATGATCCCTGACATTTATGGAAAATCTCTAGACATACTCTTAGTAACTTGATACACAGCTAGCAACTGTGCATCATAGCAACAAAGCTTTTAAAGAGTTCTTTGACGCCGACTCAATCTTCACTCCTTTGTTCATAGACAttgaaaactatatttgctgaaCCAATGCTGCATGACTATGGGAACTCTGCTACTCATTGTAGGTATGGATTAgtttctctatctccttctgtAATTCTGACAACTGTTAGAATTAAATTATAGTAATTTCTTCATTAAGACTTACAGTGTGATGAGATGCTATTTGTTCCATCAATCACTATATTGGCTTCCAGTCTGCAAGGCACTAATTTTAAATCCTCATCATTATTTCCAATTCCTTCTATGACCTACTCCCTGCCTGTTTCTAATCTTCTTCATCCCTACAAGCCTTCAAGATCTCTGTGCTCCTCTTGGGCATTCCAGATTCACGTTGCTCTGCCATTGGCTGGCAAGGCTTCGGCTGTATAGGGCCCCCAAGTTCTGACCTGTTTCTCTATTCGTCTTTCCTTCTTTCAGCTCTCCTTAAACCTACCGCTGTCTGGATAATTTGGACCATGGTTGGTTATCAAAAAGGTTTTGTTAAAATTGGTATCACTCTTCTTAACCATTATGAAATATCTTACCACATGTATGAATGTGATATATAAATGCAGGTATATTTataaattaattatttttaaaagtgtGCTATTTAGCGATGATTTCTTCTAATTTAGTGTCCtaatctatttttaaaattcatacaTGGGATAAGGGCACCACTGACCatggcagtatttattgcccatccctaattgctcagagggcagttgagagtcaatcacattactgtAGATCTGGACTCGCATATAAGCCAGACcagatgaggatggcagatttcttgaaCAACAATAGTGATCAaggtggatttttctgacaatttcATAGTGGAATtattgtcatcattagactcttcatttcagatttttattgaattcaaattccaccatttgcgaaccagagtccccagaacattacctgggtctctagattaacaaaCAATACCACTGGGCTGTCACCTTGCCTATACTGCAAGGTCACCTATCATATTTATGTATTATGCTTTGTTGAAATCAAAACTTCTAGTTCTAAATCAGTCAAATTCTTGAACACAAAAGAAATGGAGTCATCTTGACAAGTTCCTTTACAAAAAGATAATTGAATAAACCTGTTTTATTGCACAATAATAGCTTTAAATTCCCCATTCCATCGCTAATTCCTTGATACACTGGTCTAATTTTTGAACACATTCTATGGATTCATCATCACTTTTACTGTAAATTTAGTTTGTCCAAACAAGATAAAAGATTAAACTTCCACAATGACCATTACATTACTCTTTATACAAGCACTGCTAATTTCCAAACTTTTCTTTGTCTGTACAAACAATTACTGTTTTAGAGTTGATAAACATTGTTTTCTGCATATTGTCTATTAGCTCAAACTGaacagagggggaggagagggagagaaattagaaataaaaaaatgtttaaaaactaAACCTCAAACACAAAAGCTCAGAGGCTGATATTGTAAACTTCTAAATGTGAAACGTCAGTGTCAGAATATTTGGCAGTATTTAAAGCTCATCAAGCTGTTTATGATAGTACTGAGAATAAAATGCACAAATAGAGCAACTTCATTTAAACTCAATATATTTGCATATGGCGCAGTGCACCATGGACAGCTACATCTGAATTTCTGTATTTAACCCCATATCTGCACTTGCCTGAGGTTGCTGTCTGATTTGTACATAAATGGTAGTAAACAACCTCACAGACTTTCacagtttttaaaataaatttgccTATTGCAACTGTTGCTGTATGAGTGCAAAATGTTTccttttggaaaggtaaataCTGACATCTTGTGGCAACATACCCTGCATAAAAGAGCTATTTAAAACTGCAGGAAATAATGCTTTGACATAAAATAACCAGTCCTACTGTTTGCAACTCTTCCCAAAACTAGACTACATTACTAAACTCATACATCTACATGTTCTATAAATTTGGCAATGAGTCAACCATAAAGACAGTGTTCTGACAGATAAATTACATCTGACTATGTTTTATTTCAGAATTACATTTTTATAAAATTACATTAAGACATACTGTCAAATTATGCTCTATGATATTCCAGGAAGAAGATCAATTGCCAACTAACtaaacaaagtttaaaatcacaaatTCCAATTCCCAACCTGAACAGGAAACTTACACTTAACTTTACATACCTGGCTTCTGCTTCTTTTTTTCCATCATCCAGTGTTCTCCAATGAATGTGATCTCCAAAGCCTGAAAAAGGTGGCCACTCTTATGAATTGTCATCTCTGACAAGCTGTTAGAAGCAAACTTCGGGACCGAAAACCTTATGCAATGTTATTTTAATTTCTCAGTTCGATGGGATCGAATCACTTAAACTTGATTGGTATTCATTATACACACTACTGGTTCGAGTAAAGATTGTGTTTTTCATTGGCAATTCTTTAGGGTGTGGGACACTGGAAGACAAAATGGAGATTAAGTAAACTATTTGCTCTTTATAGATACACTGGACCTGATATTTATTAGGTCTTTTCCATTTCCGATCAACTACAAGAAAATAGAAGCATTATAGACCAGAATGACTGATCGAATGCAagaaaaaatgaggaaatgaattaACCATAGCCACACGAATTTTTGAGTTCCACAGCTTTCAGGTAAACGAGATCAAAGCCAcaatttaaataaaacaaaaatcaacCCACCTCTTCCTAGACTTTCACTCCCATATGTTTGGGAACAAATCAGAAGAATGCAAAAGACGATGAGATACAAGAATATTTGCCGCTTCATGATCAGATCTGACCCTCTCACTTGCAAGTCAAAGAAGCCAGAAACACAGAGGAAGTGACGCATCAGAATGCAATGTAACCCTTTCTGGACTGTAATATTAAACATTTCCCAGATTTTTATGCTGATCATTTGCTGTAATTGAGAAGGATTGCCCAATTttatatatagtatttttaaatTTGGGAAATTTTATAGGACTTTAAAAAATTATAAACAGTTTTAGAAGGGCAATTGCGCAACTTTTTTTTCAAATGGGTAATGTAATTACGGTCCAATACGGCAGGAGAAATCGCCTGTTATTTGTTTTAAGTAGTGTTGGAGGGTCTTTTACGGATAGACAAGCCTTCAGTTCAACACATatctgtgagaaacaaagctcacacacttcaataatttcagtccgagacaagatctgaatcaatagtgtcatttattttacacttgcaagtggatGTGCTGTCCCGTGTCTAAGAGGcaaaagacatacacacactaggttcaattcatacataatatttatatgatttaatgtccattgttttacattgctccctcCCCTACTTACatcatccacttccctaagaccggcctccactacccctgtttgcctcttgccttatccgaccttgtctgtgacaaaatgcttatttctggtctcacaaggctgtttgaccttaccctgttataggtcattgttaggcatatcccttcttcatcattatctacccccttcatctgtgcctttcccgaggccgttctgatccctatgacccttttaattggggtttgttcctgtgttttcataaaagtgggaagcagatgtttatacctactgtttgtacaggcgtatctagcttaacttcatcctctcacaacatcttatctatttgcccaccgtacctactattgttcattggcacatttcattctgacatacaattttagctaatacaaaaacaattctacatttcctctacatcgtttccattcttgttgactcagctcttgactaaaacaattacccactggtgtgagttcacctcctttgtaaaatggaattgcagaagtaacactaatcctactgatatcccacaattccccctctttcttttaattaccatttgttatcttctgcaaatattttatttttaagcaTCGCCCCCGAAATTTGCAAGCATCAtcccggagatttcatccatcttggtctcactcatctgctcattatttagtcgataaagtccttcaacctgattcccttttaggggcatctgtttcattaaggctgtttcaatcaacctttgggtgagtcctcgtatacagggtatgatacagcaGCCAATGGCTACtaataccccgactactactatcagggaagtaaggatagaaaccaccacccccttccatttcccAAACCATGATTCCAGCCATCTTGTGAGAGATgtatctactcctgaattctcagccagttcctctgctaaggtagtcaatccccttaaggcccgagtaattgaaccatcaggtgcagtgttattaggaataaaggtacaacagcttcctcctaacatcacacacacaccccctttttctgctaaaatcatatcaagggctattctattttcccatgccatcctacttgtcgcatcaagctgttctgatattcctttaatcgcatctcttgtataatttataaatcgctgttgattatagaaaatgtaatttatccaatctacatttttattaattgttacccaccaaaagagagctgactcaaagcctgctgcaatctggttacgagccttaaaTTCATCCGGTactcccctagggactcctaccgaatcaagataaatcctgtcatcgaaagaagtgtctaacagtaatctcttaccccttccctttttccctcctttgttttccttctcaaatgccagggtaaatggaattgccaattgtacaattgcacatatccctctccaatccggaggtagggtgggtctcaatattttgcctccacagtaccaccacagatccgctcggggaacctttaatgctgagtagttccctcccttctccgtttcggtgacattcttaatctctgtacatagtttcagctcccccaaatctttcgaccgacttgtacctcgtctacgcacacacgaggtgtgatttccaactgcagcagaaaacagggggggaacttttgcatctttcttctccaagggagggaacatcagagatagggaggtacaattcctatcattccatgcagtctcatcctgatacagggctatcatacatttcatgcccttcctgtctcgcttccacccgagcggaaagggaaccacctgggccactggtcgaccggaggcacatgcatagcaattgcttttgttcagactttttacagtatactttacccattcaacccaggcatttgcatccccgtacccagtttctatttcaatggtctgtttcaagtcctttacctctataaattttactactttaggatcatcgggaggggtgaaagattgtatcttattacccagtagttctacccgttttccctgtcctacactaattcggaaacaacagcccaagaaatccttcccatttgctttcatttctatcccaaatgtttcatttaattgtatctcataggtgaccccacccaggattgtttcgtgccatgtggttttccttattgttaggtatattgggttacactttttatcagggcaatcgcgagctggtcggaagggggcccggtgtactgtgacaagaCTGTTATACCAAGTAccgtccccaaggccatccccataggacttaagatgtatctcagagctgcgatactgtctctgattatctacgtccccacaatttactaagctacatacatcagcgtctattacttgtgggttatcagattcaggaaccgttaataatacatatgaaaatgatatttgatgaaatgccaatactaagagagctagcatcataactctaagcattcccagtattctaaacatcatgctgaagcacaaaaagatttaatatacaatcttacagaaataatcccgcgctcgcgtcgccactgtataattagttactcaaagtctctttagtctgagtttcagcggatcttgcgttgattcggctgtccagacttctttctccacgggagggtccactggccctttgatccgagtgtagtgagtccagcctttctccgctgtccttattgccgtttcggtagtcaaaagagcctggtacggcccttcccagtccggctgtaatttagtctctgtccatgattttactaagatccaatcgcccggctggatgggatgaacggtgaattcaaggggtggagtctgtgccaataaaccctgtttccttaggaaagacaaagaggaggacaaacccagtatgtacttctttaaaaacaaatctttagtttcgggaattggcaattctccattcgttcccaagtaaggtaatccaaataagatttcatagggggatagtcccaagtctttccttggggctgttcgtactcgcaagagagctataggtaaacatttggtccaagggagtctggtttctattatcaatttagagagctgtcgtttgagtgtttggttcattctctcaacccttcccgatgatggcgggtgccacggagtatggaactcccaggaaattcccaaccctttcattaccccctgtaacatTTTAGAAGTAAAGTGTGTTCCTTgatcggaatcaatatggttcacgagcccttatcggggaattatgtgctccaatattgttttagacactccacttgcagtggcggtagctagggggtatgcctcaacccaaccagataaatgatctactatgaccaacatatattttagtctgcctaccctggggagttcagtataatctacttgtatactctggaaaggtctcagtcctgggtctcttcctcccggggtctgttttctcaagactttcttatttacctttttgcatatgatacatccctcacatatttgtttagcaattgtatatattcctttacatccatattccctaagaactaaatcacacattgcttgtactccccaatggctgccttggtgtaggacggccataatctctcgcatcatcattttgtttaacatttcccttccatcaggtaacctccaatgcccgtctgctgtttttacagctcctaaatctctcaattcattttcttcgctttcagtaaatataggagcttcccgaggacctggaacagtaggtattagggaatgaatcaccacttcttgtgggttcagggctgcttccttagccacctcatcggctaatctattccccctaacttctagttcatttcctttctgatgaccatttacatgcactactgctatttctcggggaagtaatagggactccaagacccgtttaatcaattcttcatgtactaattctttccctcGGCTGTTGATCAGCCCTCGTTCCTGCCATATCTTGCcgaaagtgtgcacaacaccaaatgcatatttagagtcagtgtatactgttccctctttattctctaatgctctaagggctctttccaatgcatagagttcacaagtctgagctgaccacccatttggcaaccgtcctgcctccaccacactactgtttgtcccgtctacgactgcatacccattatatcttttcccttcaatcacccgggatgatccgtctataaaaagtcTAACCCCTGCATGAAATGGAACATCTCtgaggtccatgcggaccttagtttggtattctataatgtcaaggcaatcgtgccctggattctgaggagagtctccttcccctttccaaagaaaggcagctggatttaaacaattgtcagtgaccaacactagatcatccttttctattaatattgcctcatatttcagaatccgcgagtctgtcaaccatcgcccagctttttggtttaggattgttctcacttggtgtggagtgcttactattagggctcccccaaatgtaagctttctgctttcctccaccaacagtgcagtggcagccacagcctgcacacactcaggccacccccgggatactggatccagtagcttcgaaagatatgctactggttgtctcattcctccccacctctgggtcaatactcccaaagccgctcccttatccacggtaacaaagaggtggaaaggtttatctagagaaggtaaggctaacacgggggcatggatcaaatctcttttgagtttctcaactagttctttttcctcatcatcccaacttagacatttgggttccccctctaatagtttgagatataatttcttagtcttcagtgcataggaatcaatccacaatctgcaataacccgttagACCTAAAAATTTGCGTACCTCCCTTTTAGTGCTGGGCagtggcattcccactattccctctatccgttccgggcttatctttcgctttccctcactaactaaatgtcccaagtatttcacttcttgctccacatattggagtttgtttttagatacccgcagtccctgctgacccaggaaattcaataatttgttagtggcttctactactctttctcttctttttcctgttactaagaggtcgtctacatactgcaacagggtagtccccttggggctgctaaatttctccaatacttgttctaacatctgtccaaataaattcggggattccgtaaacccctggggaagcacagtcCATCGGTATTGCTGTTTtcgtcctgtcttagggtcttcccactcaaaggcaaacaaattcctactttcctctgccaagggacaggcccaaaaggcatcctttaaatctatcacactaaaccatttgtggtcatgagggatcttacttaataaggtataggggtttggcaccactgggtgcctgatcagGACTAtttgatttaatgttctcaaatcctgcaccaatcggtaagttccatcggatttccgcactggtagtattgaggtattataaggagacatacatggctccaacaatccatctctaatcaatccttcaattactggctgcagtcctcgtttaccttctatggaaatgggatattgtcgctcacagacaacgtcccctttcctttttaaatttatttcaaggggggggatctgtaattttccacgattcccttctctagcccatacaatagggtctatctctctctccagatcctctgtcaacattgccatttggacaactaattctttttcctgaattccaatctccagtcctaagaggataattaaatctctccctagtaagttacttcctatatcagggatatacaacaattcccctttgaccctatccttaggaccttctatcatcataggttcaaatactggaacagtaaatccctcccctttaacccctgaaacagtaattgaccgtgtcgacatttctactttctttggtttaaaattcagtgatgaccgtgctgcccccgtatctactaggaagactacctcttccttatagggtcccaccttcaggtttatcaagggttcctggtgggcccccgagggcaggaacccctgacacccctattcttcatcaaaattcataagcggaattgccctctcttcccttttcagagccggacattcccgcttaaaatgccctatctttccgcaataataacatcccgcctgtggagtcttccagctctgcccctgtcgctcgaaccctctatcaaatactcccccttgtcctctccctctctctctccctttctctcttcctctctgtcctacatgctgccacccaccgctccggttgctcaatattggttccattcttttcttaactacctcatcaaccgtagctaccatcattttcaccttctgtttctgtctctcatcctctctctttacaaacactttctgtgcctctcttaacaattcatctaatggcttttcactccacccttctatcttctgtatctttctctgtatatctGGCCATgcttttgtcacaaaatgtactttcaaaagaccctgtgccactgggtcctcagggttcattccagaatatttccgcattgagtctcttaatctttgcaagaaagctgagggagtctcatctttctcctgtctaacttcaaaggctttagtcaaattctgtgacttcggaactgcctcttttattccttttagaatcaggtctttcaattccctcatttcttctctatgctccggattttgattttcccaccgggggtctctgaggggaaacttcacctctccctgtccagcatccccatctccaatcggatgttccctgtcccatattttaatggctgctccccgtataagtcccctttcttccccagtaaataatatattcaaaatagacattaactcagcccaggtattcagactgggccccaaaaattgatcaatttgttcagacagccccaccggatcctcaaccaggaccttcatttcttttttaaatgttctgacctccccactgctgaggggggcacttacaaacccaatctctttatcccctattggtacctcccgaaggggataagtcgttacgttcttcccttttttttttgttttcccccCCTTTGGCTTTGATTTAGATCCTCCGGAGCCCTCCTCTACATCTACTGCAGCTGTGCTTTCTTTTACTGAGGATTGAGGGTCAGGAACAACAACATCCACGTCCACTGCCCCTTCATCCTCCTCTCGTGAATCATCTGtttcctgtccctgt
The sequence above is drawn from the Chiloscyllium punctatum isolate Juve2018m chromosome 7, sChiPun1.3, whole genome shotgun sequence genome and encodes:
- the LOC140479916 gene encoding uncharacterized protein, which gives rise to MMFRILGMLRVMMLALLVLAFHQISFSYVLLTVPESDNPQVIDADVCSLVNCGDVDNQRQYRSSEIHLKSYGDGLGDGTWYNSLVTVHRAPFRPARDCPDKKCNPIYLTIRKTTWHETILGGVTYEIQLNETFGIEMKANGKDFLGCCFRISVGQGKRVELLGNKIQSFTPPDDPKVVKFIEVKDLKQTIEIETGYGDANAWVEWVKYTVKSLNKSNCYACASGRPVAQVVPFPLGWKRDRKGMKCMIALYQDETAWNDRNCTSLSLMFPPLEKKDAKVPPLFSAAVGNHTSCVRRRGTSRSKDLGELKLCTEIKNVTETEKGGNYSALKVPRADLWWYCGGKILRPTLPPDWRGICAIVQLAIPFTLAFEKENKGGKKGRGKRLLLDTSFDDRIYLDSVGVPRGVPDEFKARNQIAAGFESALFWWVTINKNVDWINYIFYNQQRFINYTRDAIKGISEQLDATSRMAWENRIALDMILAEKGGVCVMLGGSCCTFIPNNTAPDGSITRALRGLTTLAEELAENSGVDTSLTRWLESWFGKWKGVVVSILTSLIVVVGVLVAIGCCIIPCIRGLTQRLIETALMKQMPLKGNQVEGLYRLNNEQMSETKMDEISGMMLANFGGDA